A stretch of Brassica napus cultivar Da-Ae chromosome C6, Da-Ae, whole genome shotgun sequence DNA encodes these proteins:
- the LOC106404180 gene encoding uncharacterized protein LOC106404180: MNKGNNLDPLNWKKCVWNIKCSPKLQHFLWNVKSNALDVGETLSKCGIQTEGKCKRCGASESILHVIILCPYAQRVWKLASILTPPSTSSDASMAEILQACTKMINLPPTGLVTLLYPWIFWVLWTSRNQLMFEDKSFSETETMLKAIKATVEWQEAIKLPTATKLPTKKSNYVSIKDCSLMNLNPQISINASALYSDAA, encoded by the coding sequence ATGAATAAGGGTAATAATCTTGATCCCTTAAACTGGAAAAAATGTGTGTGGAACATCAAGTGCTCGCCCAAGTTGCAGCACTTTCTGTGGAATGTAAAATCAAACGCACTTGATGTGGGGGAGACACTAAGCAAATGTGGGATCCAAACTGAGGGGAAATGCAAAAGGTGTGGAGCTAGTGAATCAATACTTCATGTGATAATATTATGCCCTTATGCACAAAGAGTGTGGAAACTAGCATCAATCTTAACACCTCCCAGTACCAGTAGTGATGCATCTATGGCGGAGATACTACAAGCATGCACTAAGATGATTAATCTACCTCCCACAGGTCTGGTAACTCTCCTGTACCCATGGATTTTCTGGGTATTGTGGACTAGTAGGAACCAGTTGATGTTCGAGGATAAGTCTTTCTCGGAAACAGAGACGATGCTCAAGGCAATAAAGGCGACAGTGGAATGGCAAGAGGCGATCAAACTCCCTACCGCGACTAAGCTCCCTACAAAGAAATCAAACTATGTTTCTATTAAAGACTGTTCACTGATGAACTTAAATCCGCAGATATCAATTAATGCCTCAGCACTGTATTCGGATGCGGCTTAG